Within Rissa tridactyla isolate bRisTri1 chromosome 4, bRisTri1.patW.cur.20221130, whole genome shotgun sequence, the genomic segment TTGCAGTGAAAGGACCTGGGTATTTGTTTGATCCTGGCTATCAGCCTAAGCACAAAGCAGCTTCTAAGCTCTGTCCTTGGAATTTGTCCCCTGAAGCACAGGCGACAGTGTTCTTTTGGGGACTGGCAAGGAGGAAGAGGACAGACACGATGGGAAGCGGGACTGTGAAACCACATTAAAAACAGTTGGCTAATAGGTTCTCTGgcaaaaatttcttctgtttccagGGGCTTCATGAGGCCTTCAGAGTTGATGGCATGTATTCTGAATTAGTAGGCTTTCCCTTCCTCCACCTTCTCTGTAGCAAATGTGATGTAGTTGCTTTCCACCACACGTACATTGATCCACTATTTTTTCTCCATCCGTCCTCCTCTTGATGACAAAGTGAGTCACCTGCTTTCCTCCATTGCCTTTGGGTGCTTTCCACCCCATTTTACATTTTCCCCATGTGTTACAGGAACTCTGCTTTCCCCTTTGAGGGTTTTAGTTTGTCTGTAGTGTAAGAAGCTGACCAGAGTGACACGCAGGGCTATTATTTAGGGGGTCATATTCTGTCATGGTGCAAATCAGTGTAGATTACAGCAAAACTAAACTGTCTTGAATCACTTGATTTGATAACTCAGAGTCTGCTCTATtgcaagattttttaaaagaaagtatgaATTACAGTGTCTGTAACCCAACATATCTACTGCTGATTGTCCTATCCTGTCCTCTCCTGTCCATAAAATGATTAATTTAGGACCTACTAACAAAGTTGAGGTAAGGATTGCCAAAAACCGAGCCATAGTCATTTTTCAGATGCAGCATAATGGCTCCACTGTTTTCTCTCACACAGATTTTGATTGTGAGTAACACAGTCAATGGCTTTCTCCATcaccactttcttttcctttgtcatcTCAATACCATCTTTGAACCATGTGACTTCAGGCATTGGCTTTGCCTTGAAAGGCACCTTGATGTTTGCTGTATGCTTAGTCTTCACAGTAATGCTGTGTGCAGCAAAAAGCTCGAGGACAGATTCTTCAATAACAGGAGAATCTGGAAAGAACAGAGACATCTGAAAGCTACAGCTGCAAATACAGCTTGACATCTTCCCTGTGTCTGCGAGTTCCCAGAAAAGGCGGTCCAAAGCTGGGCCCTTCATACACTCCTTCAGGTTTTTAATATAAGAATCCTGCATTTTGTGAGTCTCTGGGGACACTCAAAATCTTCAGCATGCTTTGATTCAGTTAATTTAGTTCTGTTTCTTGTACAGGGAGCTGGCTGGCCTCCTTTAGTTGTTCATCTCAGCAGAAAAGGAGGGACCTCTGGGTAACAGCAAGCCCCAAAGCCCCTGACTTCCCTAGGGTCTGGAGATTTGATTCCAGGCAGTTTCTAAGTTTTGCAAGGCACAAGAAGCAGCCCTTTGTGCTATTCTTCCCTGAGGCCACACTGGGGTATCTATGATCATTATAAAGGTAGTAGAATCAAAGCTAGGTACTGCTTGTAAAGAAAATGATCCCTCATTTGTTATAGAGTAATATGGGAAATTGAGAAGGATGTCTtgcacacaagaaagaaaaataaccaggTTCCTAAACATAtttgctgttttccccttttgtttttgTCAAACAACATATAGGTTTAGAAATTACAATCTGCTAAAAGTCATAAAAAggcattaaattttttttttttgaatgcaggAGAACCAACCCCCCCTATACCAAAGCTTTGCTGTGGATGGGTTTTTACTGCAACACAGGTATGATAAATAATctgtgctgcagccacagcaaCCTTACAGCCGCGTTTGTCCCGCTCTCCGTGCAGCGGTACCTATCCGCTTTGCCTTGATTCATCGGACAGAAAGAGGCTTATTTCCACGCTGCAGACGAGTCTGAAAGTCCATCTGGCGCCATCTGGCTGCCAAGAGCTGAGTAATAcgcatatttatatttttctatatataatttcagaaaaggtgtttttcttgTTGCTCATGACAACAGTGTTTGAAGTAAAGGCTCAGGCCAAAATTCTTGATCACTGATTTATAAACACAGAAACCTATTCTTAGCCACTTAAAATCAACCAGTATGACTGTTCAATTTTCTCCCCTCAGGGaacaaagaagcagaaagaaaagggttTGCTCATGCACATAGATAAGCCTGTAAAATGGTACAGGTGCAGGTAAGGACATCTGGTGAAGCACTGATTCTGCAAGTGTTTGTGTACGCCTGGTAAAGAGCAGTAAGGAGATGGGGTGGCTACCTTCAACAGCAACTGTTGCTCCGCTCTCTGTCCCCCTGTCTCTGAACAACTACCTCCCCTTCACCCTCCTCTCCCATTCTGTCAATGATGAGTTTGTGCATGGCTCCCTGCTTCACTCTCCAGATCCTTTTCATGTCTGTCATCTGTCAAGAAGATTGAGGCAGGAGACAACCCACACTGCAACAAACACTATCTCCAACTCTCTCCCTGAATCCTGTGATCAGAGTTTCCTGCTCTAACGTAACTAAGTGTTCAGAATTTCTACCTCTTACTCTGGTAAAAAGCTCTGTGATCTATGGACAAAATGAATGCAGTGTTATATGGACAGAGTGATCTGTGCATCTGCATAGATGAGCCACATGGCATGTAAAGAAGGGTGTGCATTAGCATGCAAAGGATACATTTACTGATTACTCTGAAAATCAGAGCCTGGGAGAGAGAGAAGGGTAGGTGGTGAGAAGCCAACCTTGTAGGAAAGAATGTGAGTCTACAGGCTGAGAAAATGGGTTACAAAATGTAAAAGTATCTTTATAGGAGACTGGgaaggaaaattttgaaaaagcCAAGATTCAAAGCCAAAACTTAGTAAGACTGGGACTGTAGTAGACTGGGAAAGATTAGATCCTTTCTTGTCTGATCTGTCCATCTGCTTGGCCTTAGTCAAAAGCCCTTTATCAAAACCAGGCCAAGTCCCACAGTAGCTATTTGGAGAAAACTTCTCATTAGGGTTTTGCAGCCTTTCATGATACTGACAATACCATGGGCATTTTACCTACTTGCCTTCATTAAGCCATATTCCTTCTACCTTCACATCATTCAGGACAACAAAGATTTTATCAGGATACCCAATTAGAGCATGACCATCACATACATGGTCTTCATGGTTGCAGATATCTCTGGAAGAAATCCCGGTGGAAGCACGTGAACAGAAAAACTGTGCAGAATGCTCGTTGACTGAGCACTTCAAACAACAAGGAGGTATTTAATGTCAGGGAGACCTCATAACAAAATGGACAGGCCCTCAGGATGAAAGTGGTTTAGCGAATTGGACATCATGGGAAGAAAGGGGGATGGAGAAAAGCCATTCCTAAGTAGTTTTTGCCCTTCTTTATGGGTGTTCGCTGGAGGGAATGTAGCTGTAAGAACCCCAAAGCTGAAGCAGAACACAGCCTGTTGGCACTGCTCCAGAACCTTAGCTGGTCCAGAAGAGCTGTCAAAACAGCCAAGCACTTCCTCTACTGCCTACATAACATTTGTATCTGAACATGAACTCTGCATGGGGAAAGATGAATCTGTAACTAAGGCACTAGCCTGCAATTCCAGTGTGCACAGGAGTTGGAGGTAGCTCAGCCATGGCTTTCCAGGTTACTTGTGCAACAGGAGTGGTTTCTCTGCCTGAGGAGTTGTCGGAGGAGGCCCCTGCCCCATACTGTCTCCTTAGGCCAACCTGGCCATGGCCCACAGAGGGCACTCATACCAGGCCTGGTACCCATCCTCCAGGAGCCAGGtcttccctccccactgccagcCACACTCAACCCTGGCCACAGACTCCTTGCCAGGCTGCACATCTGGAAAGCCCAGAGCTGGGGATGCCATTGGGAAACTGCTCACTTCTGGCCTGTTTtgggaaaacaaaatgagaaatacatGACAAAAATGCAACTAATGGAGTAACCTCCATCCAAGCCCATACACCAGGACAGGGTTTGTGGGGCATCACCTGACACAGAAAATGCAGGACTATTAGGAAGAGACCAGCCTCACAGAGACATCTGTCAGGGATGGGCACTAGGGCAGATGAATCTTCCATGTGAGAAAATCTGCTTGACCTCACAGGTGAGCTTTTTTTGGCCCCTGAAGTTTCCTTCATACCATCCTAACCAGCCAAATATTCAGTTGTTACTGAACCTGTGAAGGATACACTACAATAATTTTGTCCTCCTTCCatgaagttaattttaaaatggttttcaaaCGCTGCATTTTTCATGGAAGGCACCTGGGCATAGTTCAAAGATGGTCCACTTATAACAGAAGTCATCTCAAATACCAACAGCCACTAAAATCCACACCCTAACTTTGAAATTCTCATCCAGCCTATGCTGACATCATGAAGCTAAGCTTTCCAACTTTTTTACCTGCTCTTAACAGCCTTGTGTCTTTCTCTAAAGATCATAGACTTAAGTTTACAGCATCACTAATGCTACTGCAAAAttaattcacaaaataaaagTGATATTAAATATTTACCAGCCTCATGTTGTGCTGCTGGTCCTCAGAAGACTGCAGTCAAATGTCTCATGGGTGGCTTTAAAGAAGCAGGATAAGAATTCATTAGGACAAccctgattaaaataaaaaacacagtaCACTTTACtaggctggtttaggtgatgtgTAAAGACTTAAATGGAAGATTTACCACTTTATGCTTCTCTGACTATATACAGCAAAGGGAAGTCCTTAATTATTATCTGCATGCTACCAAGAGGGGGCACAGACTAATGGCTTATTCCATGTTAAACAATAAATAGACTGCAGAGCAATGTTATCTCACATCAGTTTCCTAGCTCTTAACAGCAAAGCAGTACCGCTCCTCTGCAGAGTTCACTGAAGAACAGTGTAAAGActacttttcctcctcctcttactCTCTAGTGTGAAGAGCCGTTCACACTTACCTTCCACAGTTACACTGGCGCTGCTGTACTGCTCATTAGGGTCACTGTCTTGCGTAGCCTATGATCGCTGTGCAAGATCCTGAGTCACTTGGCTCAGCAGCATTAACAATAAGCTCTGCTCTCTTCCCTTCATGCTTCATGATGTACTGAGGAGACCTCTCAATCACTTGTCCATTCTAAATCCCCTTCAGGGTGACATCTTCAGAAGTCAGCACACACTCCAGACaggctttcctcttcttttttactTGGGTGTCCTTGAGATTGCTGACGAACTGAACTGGAACCCCTGGGAAAGGGGTTGGCAAGAAAAAATGGCACATACCAGCGAGCAccttataaataaaaacaagtggGTTTGCATTTGCACGATATAACAGGAGAAGCGCAGGAATCTCCTGTGCAGGAGAGATTCCAGGCTTGGGACTTAACTTCCAGTGTGAAAATGAGGTCTTGATGCTCCTCTGCTTGTCTGTCCACAAACTAGCTTTATGAGACTGCAGCTTCCAATTTTTTCAGATCAAGCTCTGGGGCTTTGTGTTTCAGCTTTCTGGATTTTGCAGCTCAAATCCTGCTGTCTTGCATTTGATCCACTCACTGCCCAAAGACGCTTACTTTGCGTTACTTATGATCAATGAAGAGTGGAGTGTTCTGCTCTGCACTAtatcttcagcctcaacactGAGTTCTTTAAAGTCACTGGAGAGAACACCCTTAATTTTCATAGTGTGGGCCAATCCATCATCAGATGTGATGACTTCATACTTATTATCCCACTTCAACTCTTTCCCATTGAACTTCTAGGTGAAGTTTTGCACTTTCCGTGGCTGGCAGATTTCAAACACTGCTGTCTGTCACTTTCAGTGGTTTCAGTTCTGTCAGGAGTTAGGGGCTCATCTATTTAAACACCAAAAAGACAAATATTGTTCTGTTATGCTTAGTTCCTGATCTCAGATTTCCCACACTAAATAGCTTGAGTTCAGtgaagttattttgttttctttcttgagtGGTAGCAGAAAGATCAATTAATTCCTTCAACTTCAGTGGGAATTAAGCTAACTACAGTTCACAATATTCAGTAAAAAATGCGTGTAACCCTACAAAGCTGATTACCAACAGACACACTGCTTTTCTGTTCAGTTCTTCTGTCTtagctctgctttcttttcctctcctttactGCAGGTCATTGTAAAGTAAATGGCTTCAGGCAACTGCAGATGACATCTAAAAGCATACTTAGAACCATTTGGCAAGCTGAAGGAGGTCTGACATCTTCCTGCATTATCTGTCAAGAGTGCTGCAGTGCCTGGCACAGGATCACTATTTGGCTTAAGTAAGGTAATCTACCACACTACTAAGTAGCCTGTGCCCAAGCCCTGCTAACGGCTTTATCAAGAAGTATTATACTTAGAGAATGGTACTTATGGCAAAGATTATCCTTAAGAGGTGGTCCCACTGCAATaaaaggtaaagcaggtgggcaGCATCACTTTTACTTAGCATTGATTTAAAGCAAAGTTTGCTGTATATaatgtggttggttttctttcAAACAGCAGGCACATTTGGCTGGTTGTGGGAAGCATATGCAGATGAAAAAAGATCGTTGTCATTATGCCCAGGCGCATCCACTCACTCCCAAGTCCTGTAACACTATTTGAGGAATGTTCACTTCCACTAAAAGGAGAGTGCCAAGGTGCAATTTGTCATTCCCATCTTTTCCACTCAGACTGGTCCAAATTCAGTAGTGACTCACACCCCTGCCACACTGGCGGTCAGTGGAGAATTTGGCTTATTATGGTTAATAACTAGGCTTCAAACTGAAATCTGCTGTCTCATGAAAGGTGTTTTCACATGGGCTCTCTAGTAATTGTGGGTTGGTTTATGACTTGTGCAATGTTACATTTCTGTTTGAGCCTAAAAAGACCAGCGACTCATGAATGTTGCAAAGACGTATAAGAAAAGAAAGTAGGACACAGTTTGGCACATAATTTTGACCCtcaaatttttttctgcagatgttgACATTGTACACAGAAACTCACGTATCCAAGAACTAAGATTACCTATCACTCTCAGCATAACAGagagctgcttttcagccagaAGCAGACCGTAAGTACCTAGGTCTTTCCCATTCACATTGGTGATGCACAGCATACATTTCATATCCATATGCAtcatatcattttttttctccaggaataCAGGGAACACAAAGGCTCTTCCCCATAATAAGCACAATGCTGGCACCTTTGAAAACATGTTCTTTTTGTGCAGTGGACACAGAGGGCAAGACACACAGTGCTCAGTGTAAAGTCAGCTGGGGATAGATTATTTCATCCTCCTTAACCCCACTCTACTCGCAGCAAATCTGCCCTGCAAAGACTCTCCATTTTGTCTAACTTAAAAATTTTTGCAAGACTAGTTGTTAGTAACTGGTCTAGTCACTAACAAAGCCAGACCTGTAGAGCTTACCTTTCGTCATAATCAAGGATACTGTCCAGATGGCATCAGTGTGGGTATTGGACACTACACACTTGTAGTTATCTGTATCATCTCAGGAGAAGCATTCAGATTGTGAAGAAAAAACACATAGAGAAAGCAATAAGCAAAAGCTCCATATAAGTTGGGGTGCTGGGAAGCAAATATGGCAAATGTATTAGTGAATTCTTCTTTTCATGTGTgtttaaatcagcatttttcaatCATTAACAGAATTGACCTGTTGAAAATCCAGAATATCTGAAGGCAGAAATTTTGAGGCCAAATCAAACACTCCCTCCTCCCTAAAAATCCCTCACAGCCTTCCCAAAGTCCCAAAGATAGACAGAAGTCTTCCCACTGACAGCGATGTATTTTGGATCAGGTCCATTCTTGGCCTAAGACAGCAAAATGAAGCCACATTTCTTCTCAGAGACATCCTTTTATTCTGGTGCTCTGGATTGAAAGTGAATGTCACCCCTGAACTGCATAAGCAATGCAGAGACCAGAGGAGGGTGAATGGAAGCTGCTGGACTCTAGAGTACtgtaggaaagggaaaagagttTGACCTGCCCTGGCTGGCAGACTTGTAAACAAAGGAATGCCCGTGAGAAGAGGTGAATTAGAGTGAACCAAGAAttaaggagagagaagagaaaaggacgGAGCAaggaaagtaagaaaaagaacagaaggaCAGAATTTTTGCAGCCAGGGGACTTCACAAATGAAACATGTCTGAACTGGGACAAATCTTGAATATTATGAATTATTAAGATTTagtgttggttttgcctgaatgGCATACAAGAGGCATTAGGGCCTCACTATGCTAAACACAAAGCCAAGTAACAAAAATAATGGTCCTGCCCTGATGCTTTTTTTCTATTGATTGGAGACACTGCCTTATAAACACAAACAAGTATTTTAAGGTAGCAGCATTGCAGTAGGCTGACTGCAAACCGGGACATTTTTATTGCTGCTGAGGAATACTATAGTgcttaagtttttcttttttacagtttttactgtggaaataataataaaaaataagctaatgtaggaaaaaaaaaggtgtgttacCTTAGcacatatttcttaaaaataccgTCAAAAACATTATGGATCCTTCTTCTATTGGTACCCATTCTCTCTTTTCCATGTTGCATTAGGGTTTGGTTTACTTTTAACTTCAGCTCAAAATATTGCTTTGTCTCCTAAAATTCAAGAAGAAACACTGGAATTAATTAATGAATGAATGAGAGAAATGGAACAGGGGCCTGTTACCTACTTTCTCTGTTTGGGTTTATGttaaatgcacattttattttcctgtctgcttTATGGAGGAGATTAGATTAACCTTGCTTAACTTA encodes:
- the IGSF22 gene encoding LOW QUALITY PROTEIN: immunoglobulin superfamily member 22 (The sequence of the model RefSeq protein was modified relative to this genomic sequence to represent the inferred CDS: inserted 12 bases in 6 codons; deleted 5 bases in 5 codons; substituted 11 bases at 11 genomic stop codons); amino-acid sequence: FSPTEEVVSRKSSALLESFSMVTSSFEILAGESSPEFVEKPCPLATPKGDKAIFXAEVKSKPNPNATWKRENGAFVFPVFLEKKNDMMHMDMKCMLCITNVNGKDLGTYGLLLAEKQLSVMLRVIDEPLXLLTELKPLKVXQTAVFEICQPRKVQNFTXKFNGKELKWDNKYEVITSDDGLAHTMKIKGVLSSDFKELSVEAEDIVQSRTLHSSLIISNANLWTDKQRSIKTSFSHWKLSPKPGISPAQEIPALLLLYRANANPLVFIYKVLAGMCHFFLPTPFPGVPVQFVSNLKDTQVKKKRKACLECVLTSEDVTLKGIXNGQVIERSPQYIMKHEGKRAELIVNAAEPSDSGSCTAIIATQDSDPNEQYSSASVTVEGKCERLFTLENHVCDGHALIGYPDKIFVVLNDVKVEGIWLNEGKXMTDMKRIWRVKQGAMHKLIIDRMGEEGEGEVVFRDRGTESGATVAVEDSPVIEESVLELFAAHSITVKTKHTANIKVPFKAKPMPEVTWFKDGIEMTKEKKVVMEKAIDXVLLTIKICVRENSGAIMLHLKNDYGSVFGNPYLNFVNKLKPSKGKAEFLNTWGKCKMGWKAPKGNGGKQVTHFVIKRRTDGKKXWINVRVVESNYITFATEKVEEGKAYXFRIHAINSEGLMKPLETEEIFAREPIKPPRQVSQPQVVDVKKEDVTVTWNFPPPAQDGSSSVEGYIIKKRKKGSNPCVPATKEPVQGTRSKVDGFLEDTEXEFCVIAVNCAGPGLLSMPSTSXIAKDRIKPPGLLKVVDFSNSSISLAWQEPGQKDVLSGYVLEIXAEDTKKWTKCTKIPISSTTYTVGGLQERXKYYFXTRAVNEAGMGEAVELREGILAMPPSGLSNLSCTFNITALLLSAEFSEAYQEERGQEPFPVLIHSTERFVSDLKQIILKNSYRETLYNIQMQVADFPXPHTNLQLVEEVLNTVTLNHSSEAEGYXQTDYGILKCDVNTAMWFTASEKVYSHKYTVTGLLPGRKYFXVIPCNGTEDTDPLDSQEQRYTSKDTGKYKRVVRWSADAGNVAYCSFSLLPEFSLVEKKAQVMKCHTQALWICARAGEGPVLVLALCLHICMCNRECSVKQPIVTLSSQCFDFKMKEYPRKDCASRFITPLKNHSMSHGNDCALSCAFTLNPHPTGTLYKGNISIKSKSKLWFNSTSSIRVLMIPTTCSCKVIICGKSDLQPLLSKEKDDTNLLDTVTESLQKSKHKM